The following coding sequences are from one Solea solea chromosome 11, fSolSol10.1, whole genome shotgun sequence window:
- the cav4b gene encoding caveolin-2: MMMVSDDCLVECKINDDSDDDDAGGERMMGTTPPPPPPPEFASKTPTPAPKPTPPTPPMPPVTPTPTPTPTPPVSRDPHGINKHLQVEVSDVLAEPATPHSIDQVWFYSVTGFETTRTWTYRCLTLLLAVPFAFLCGLLLAVLACLHVWFVVPCVQLSNTFLPCLRSLCLCTVNDFISPVCASFALCCSQIAISLTNKDWQQLKNKEAASV, from the exons atgatgatggtgagcGACGACTGTCTGGTGGAGTGTAAGATCAATGACGACAGTGACGACGATGACGCAGGAGGAGAACGGATGATGGGCActactcctccacctcctcctcctccagagttTGCGTCCAAAACCCCGACCCCGGCACCCAAACCGACCCCTCCGACCCCACCGATGCCCCCTGTCACCCctacacccacacccacacccaccccTCCTGTCAGCAGAGACCCTCATGGCATCAACAAGCACTTACAG gtGGAGGTCAGTGACGTGCTAGCAGAGCCGGCTACGCCCCATAGCATCGACCAGGTCTGGTTTTACAGCGTCACCGGCTTTGAGACAACTCGTACCTGGACGTACCGCTGCCTTACCTTGCTGCTCGCTGTGCCCTTCGCGTTCCTCTGCGGCCTTTTACTGGCTGTTCTGGCCTGTCTGCATGTGTG GTTTGTGGTGCCGTGCGTCCAGCTGAGTAACACTTTCCTCCCCTGCCTGCGATCCTTGTGTCTGTGCACCGTGAACGATTTCATCTCGCCCGTCTGCGCGTCTTTCGCCCTCTGCTGCAGCCAGATCGCCATTTCACTGACTAACAAAGACTGGCAACAACTGAAGAACAAAGAGGCTGCATCAGTGTAA
- the LOC131468227 gene encoding uncharacterized protein LOC131468227: protein MRPQVIHWAHTGLLTCHPGVKRTMYVISQRFWWPSMEREVREYVEACSICARNKTSSRAQMGLLQPLPVPTRPWAEISLDFVTGLPVSEGNTTVLTVVDRFSKMTHFIALPKLPSAKRTAEIMMTQVFRIHGFPKDIVSDRGPQFISRFWKEFCKLIGATVSLTSGYHPEANGQTERLNQELETCLRCLVSQNPASWSKKLVWVEYAHNSLLTSATGMSPFQCVFGYQPPVFSETEKEIIVPSAHAMVRRCHRIWAAARKALLRSVDRMKRAADRRRLPAPVYKPGQKVWLSTRDLPLQVASRKLAPRFVGPFPVSKVIGPSAVRLRLPRSMRVHPTFHVSRVKPVKESLMVPAAAPPPPPQMVDGGPVYSVKALLAVRNRGRGRQFLVDWEGYGPEERSWVPASFIVDPDLITDFYRRHPQLSGPSGELLKILPVPLHKMILNCELVNGEVAVGVRPALPMEGSGCTPEVLPLCLITHAMRKSDPDASSDGDSDILLEVPSLSELPVSLSHSEVVQEQSNDPSLKELFERALPASDISSAANGYFLYNGLLFRKWVPVSENGVDADVFQMVVPVKFRPLVLTVAHDECGHFGVRKTYLNILKHFFSTYFHRLMNRVVAGLQGYAVYLDDLVFYSDTWHSHLQRIRALFERLAEARLMVNLAKCDFAMATVTCLGRVVGQGHVALVQAKVTAIAKYPQPTTKKNFRSSWG, encoded by the exons ATGCGTCCACAGGTGATCCATTGGGCTCACACCGGACTGCTCACCTGCCATCCAGGAGTTAAGAGGACCATGTACGTCATTTCccagaggttttggtggccctCCATGGAGAGGGAGGTTCGGGAGTATGTGGAGGCGTGTTCCATCTGTGCCCGCAACAAGACCTCCTCCAGAGCGCAGATGGGGTTGCTGCAGCCACTCCCTGTTCCCACTCGTCCATGGGCTGAGATCTCACTCGACTTCGTCACGGGGCTCCCGGTCTCTGAAGGAAACAccactgtgctcacagtggtagacaggttttctaaaatgactcatttcatagCATTACCCAAGCTTCCATCTGCCAAAAGAACGGCAGAGATTATGATGACTCAAGTATTTCGTATTCATGGTTTTCCcaaagacattgtttcagaccggGGGCCCCAGTTCATATCCAGGTTCTGGAAAGAGTTCTGCAAGCTCATCGGAGCCACCGTCAGCCTCACCTCTGGTTATCACCCAGAAGCCAACGGCCAGACGGAACGTCTCAACCAGGAGTTAGAGACCTGTCTTCGATGCCTGGTGTCGCAGAATCCGGCTTCCTGGAGCAAGAAGCTGGTGTGGGTGGAATATGCCCACAACTCTCTTCTCACCTCGGCAACTGGCATGTCTCCATTCCAGTGCGTCTTCGGCTACCAGCCCCCTGTCTTCTCCGAGACAGAAAAGGAGATCATCGTCCCGTCGGCCCATGCCATGGTCCGGCGATGCcaccgcatctgggcagccgcCCGTAAGGCACTCCTACGCAGTGTGGACCGCATGAAGAGGGCTGCTGATCGGAGGCGCCTACCTGCGCCTGTATACAAGCCTGGCCAGAAGGTCTGGCTCTCTACGCGGGATTTGCCTCTCCAAGTCGCCTCCAGGAAGTTGGCTCCACGGTTCGTGGGGCCTTTCCCAGTGTCCAAGGTCATCGGCCCTTCCGCTGTCCGTCTGCGTTTGCCCCGGTCCATGAGAGTCCACCCCACCTTCCACGTCAGCCGGGTGAAACCGGTTAAGGAAAGCCTCATGGTGCCCGCAGCCgcaccccctccacctccccagatGGTCGACGGCGGCCCTGTCTACTCAGTCAAGGCTCTGCTGGCTGTGCGCAACAGGGGCCGGGGCAGGCAGTTCCTGGTGGATTGGGAGGGCTACGGTCCAGAGGAACGATCATGGGTTCCTGCTAGCTTTATTGTGGATCCTGACCTCAtcacagacttttacagacgCCACCCTCAGTTATCTGGGCCGTCAG GAGAGTTGCTGAAAATTCTTCCTGTTCCTTTGCATAAGATGATTTTGAACTGTGAGCTGGTTAATGGTGAGGTGGCTGTTGGTGTGCGGCCAGCGTTGCCTATGGAAG GCTCCGGTTGCACTCCAGAAGTCTTGCCATTATGCCTAATTACGCACGCTATGAGGAAGTCGGACCCTGACGCGTCATCTGACGGCGACAGTGATATATTGTTGGAGGTTCCATCGCTGTCAGAGCTccctgtgtcactgtcacataGCGAGGTGGTGCAGGAGCAAAGTAATGACCCCTCCTTGAAAGAACTATTTGAGCGTGCCTTGCCGGCCTCGGATATAAGTAGTGCTGCAAATGGATACTTCTTGTATAATGGCTTGCTGTTTAGAAAGTGGGTTCCTGTGAGTGAAAACGGTGTGGATGCTGATGTTTTCCAGATGGTGGTGCCAGTTAAATTCCGCCCTCTTGTCTTGACAGTGGCACATGATGAGTGTGGACACTTTGGTGTGCGCAAGACGTACCTCAACATCCTTAAACACTTCTTTTCCACGTATTTCCAC CGTTTGATGAACCGCGTTGTGGCAGGGTTACAAGGTTATGCAGTTTATCTGGACGATTTGGTCTTCTACAGTGATACCTGGCACTCGCATCTTCAGCGCATTCGGGCGCTGTTCGAACGCTTGGCTGAAGCTCGGCTCATGGTGAACTTGGCTAAATGCGATTTTGCGATGGCTACAGTGACGTGTCTCGGCCGTGTAGTGGGGCAGGGTCATGTGGCTCTGGTCCAGGCCAAGGTTACGGCCATTGCCAAATATCCACAACCCACGACAAAGAAGAACTTCAGAAGTTCTTGGGGTTAG